Proteins encoded by one window of Salmonirosea aquatica:
- a CDS encoding NAD(P)-dependent oxidoreductase, giving the protein MKKKIAVLGATGRTGIWIVQEALQRGYAVNALVREQSSLNIEHNDLTIIKGTPTATMDLMRVMEGCEAVLSALNISRKNEWWPWSELSSSPTFLSDVAQKTVDVANQSNLKRCLVVTAWGTGETKQDIPGWFRFFINTTKIGVTYRDHERQEEIWAKSGLDWTIVRPVGLNNDTEEKPIGVLLESKTAKPTQLMISRRMVARFMLDALEENTYLHQKPIIFYT; this is encoded by the coding sequence ATGAAAAAGAAAATCGCTGTGCTTGGGGCAACGGGCCGAACCGGAATCTGGATTGTGCAGGAAGCTTTACAGCGGGGTTACGCGGTGAACGCCCTGGTGCGTGAGCAAAGTAGCTTGAATATCGAGCATAATGACCTGACGATCATCAAAGGTACCCCTACCGCCACCATGGATTTGATGCGGGTGATGGAGGGTTGCGAGGCTGTGTTGAGTGCGCTGAACATTTCCCGAAAAAATGAGTGGTGGCCCTGGTCGGAGTTGAGTTCGTCACCCACCTTCCTGAGCGATGTAGCCCAAAAAACGGTGGACGTAGCGAACCAAAGCAATCTGAAACGCTGCCTGGTCGTGACCGCCTGGGGTACCGGCGAAACGAAGCAAGATATTCCGGGCTGGTTTCGGTTTTTCATTAATACTACCAAAATTGGCGTGACCTACCGTGACCACGAACGGCAGGAAGAAATCTGGGCAAAATCGGGCCTGGACTGGACCATCGTACGCCCCGTGGGACTCAACAACGATACTGAAGAAAAGCCCATCGGGGTACTATTGGAAAGCAAAACCGCCAAGCCCACCCAATTGATGATCAGCCGCCGGATGGTAGCCAGGTTTATGCTCGATGCATTAGAAGAAAACACCTACCTCCACCAAAAGCCGATTATTTTTTACACCTAA
- a CDS encoding DUF4249 domain-containing protein — MKNKAYPFYILLALTSMAMLTGCEDVIDLKTETGPSQLVVDGWITDQPGPQTIRLTLSAAYFNNSPATTAVGAEVLVTDDEGTDFPFSYNPKKKSYEWIPAQDTLALGHIGRTYTLTVRYEGETYVATNQIKRVPRIDSLAYEEERFPIKPDKGPQEGYIAQFYARDFLGLGDTYWIKPLKGGKLNGTEASAISLAFDGAFSPGSPSDGLIFIQPLRQSITVNGLFSAGDTAGVELHSITPESYYFLLQVRQESANGGIFAVPPANIPTNIQNVKPNGKKALGFFGASAVSRAETVIDPKKAKPKS, encoded by the coding sequence ATGAAGAACAAAGCATATCCTTTCTATATTCTGTTGGCCCTGACCTCGATGGCAATGCTGACGGGCTGTGAGGACGTAATCGACCTCAAAACCGAAACCGGCCCATCCCAACTCGTAGTGGACGGCTGGATTACCGATCAGCCCGGCCCACAAACGATTCGCCTGACGCTTTCGGCGGCTTATTTCAACAATAGCCCCGCCACAACGGCTGTTGGAGCGGAAGTACTCGTCACCGACGATGAGGGCACTGATTTTCCTTTCAGCTATAATCCCAAAAAGAAGTCTTACGAATGGATACCAGCGCAGGATACCCTGGCGCTGGGCCACATAGGACGTACCTACACCCTTACGGTTCGCTACGAAGGTGAAACCTACGTGGCTACCAATCAGATCAAGCGTGTGCCGCGCATCGATTCGTTGGCATATGAAGAAGAAAGATTTCCCATCAAACCTGACAAAGGGCCACAGGAAGGCTACATTGCTCAATTTTACGCCCGTGATTTTCTTGGTCTGGGCGATACGTACTGGATCAAACCGTTAAAAGGCGGCAAACTCAACGGTACCGAGGCCAGCGCTATTTCGCTGGCTTTTGATGGGGCCTTCAGTCCGGGCTCACCTTCCGATGGGTTGATTTTCATCCAACCGCTCCGGCAGTCCATTACGGTCAACGGCCTGTTTTCGGCGGGCGACACGGCTGGTGTGGAGCTGCACAGCATCACGCCCGAAAGCTACTATTTTCTGCTGCAGGTCAGGCAGGAATCGGCCAACGGGGGAATTTTCGCGGTACCTCCCGCCAATATTCCCACCAATATCCAAAATGTAAAGCCCAACGGGAAGAAAGCGTTAGGCTTCTTCGGAGCCTCTGCCGTCAGTCGCGCCGAAACGGTGATCGACCCCAAGAAGGCGAAGCCGAAAAGTTAG
- a CDS encoding helix-hairpin-helix domain-containing protein, with the protein MPAPLLVRILLVLISSGAFFLTASPAHAQTPPRREIDIQQFVQELFPVPSEDINYSDLFESLFQLYANPRDLNIATRDELAATYILSESQLDAFMKYRTELGPLLSLYELQAIPGFDLPTIRRLQPFVTVQTRQLTLRESLKNPTQHFLILRSERLLEQQKGFSDIDTTSRSRTRYAGDPYQTYLRYRYSRIGAYSFGFTAEKDAGEILAWRPDRQVFGADFTSFHAQIMNRGRLKNLIIGDFQMQAGQGVVMAAGFALGKGTETILTTYRSTLGLRPYTSVLEAGFFRGAAATVNVRKNLDVTLFGSATRRDASLNELSDGPDGTVISSLLTAGLHRTPTERANQGLIPEKNAGFHALYTFPRQSGKIGLTALYTHFDKSLQRRDLPYNKFEFTGKENLTVGLHGDYHWQNFHFFGEGARSQSGGLGGVGGLIVPLSKALDFTFQLRHYDRDFHTFYGNPITEGSRPINESGTYWGLRYKPNRRWQISGFYDRFHFPWLKYQVNAPSEGNDRLLHVRYTPNKRFTAFALFHEEHKMRNVPGNTSPLAEVASTIRRTAVLQAEYDVPLRFAVRTRVQGGNFGFEGTSRSQGITVLQDLTWRFSRLELSGRVAFFATDNYDSRQYVYEKDVLYAFSLPAYYDQGTRHYLMLRYALSQNMRIWLRWSQSRFFNTELISSGLGEIQGNTRSEVKAQVMYSF; encoded by the coding sequence ATGCCTGCACCGCTACTTGTCAGAATACTTCTTGTTTTGATCAGTAGCGGAGCCTTTTTTCTCACCGCTTCCCCGGCTCATGCCCAAACCCCGCCACGCCGCGAGATCGACATCCAGCAGTTTGTGCAGGAACTTTTCCCTGTACCCAGTGAAGATATTAATTACAGCGACTTGTTCGAGTCGTTATTTCAGTTGTACGCCAATCCGCGCGATCTGAACATCGCCACGCGTGACGAACTGGCGGCGACCTACATTCTGTCGGAAAGCCAGTTGGATGCGTTCATGAAGTACCGCACCGAACTCGGGCCGTTGCTTTCGTTGTACGAATTACAGGCCATTCCCGGCTTCGACCTACCTACCATCCGGCGATTGCAGCCCTTCGTGACGGTACAGACGCGGCAACTTACGCTGCGCGAGTCGCTGAAAAACCCTACCCAACATTTCCTGATCCTGCGCTCGGAACGACTGCTGGAGCAGCAAAAAGGGTTCTCGGATATCGACACCACTTCGCGCTCGCGAACCCGCTACGCGGGTGATCCCTACCAGACCTACCTGCGTTACCGGTACTCTCGCATCGGAGCGTACAGTTTTGGCTTTACCGCCGAAAAAGATGCCGGGGAAATACTGGCCTGGCGGCCCGACCGCCAGGTTTTTGGCGCGGATTTCACTTCCTTTCACGCCCAGATCATGAACCGGGGACGGCTCAAAAACCTCATCATAGGTGATTTTCAGATGCAGGCCGGGCAGGGTGTGGTGATGGCGGCAGGTTTCGCGCTGGGGAAAGGTACCGAAACCATCCTGACCACCTACCGCAGTACCCTGGGCTTGCGACCCTATACTTCCGTGCTCGAAGCGGGATTTTTCCGGGGCGCGGCGGCTACCGTGAATGTGCGTAAGAATTTGGATGTGACCCTGTTCGGCTCGGCTACCCGTCGCGATGCCAGCCTGAATGAATTATCCGACGGGCCCGATGGCACGGTCATTTCTTCGCTGCTCACCGCCGGGCTGCACCGCACCCCTACCGAGCGCGCCAATCAGGGGCTCATTCCTGAGAAAAACGCGGGCTTCCACGCACTCTATACTTTCCCCAGGCAAAGCGGGAAAATCGGTTTGACGGCACTGTACACCCACTTCGACAAAAGCCTGCAACGCCGCGACCTACCTTACAACAAGTTTGAATTTACGGGAAAAGAAAACCTGACCGTCGGGCTGCACGGCGACTACCACTGGCAGAATTTTCATTTTTTTGGCGAAGGAGCACGGTCGCAGAGCGGAGGCTTGGGTGGGGTAGGTGGGCTGATCGTCCCATTGAGCAAGGCGCTGGATTTTACGTTTCAGCTGCGTCACTACGACCGCGATTTTCATACATTTTACGGCAATCCGATCACCGAAGGTTCTCGACCTATCAACGAGTCAGGTACCTACTGGGGCTTGCGCTATAAACCCAACCGCCGCTGGCAGATCAGCGGCTTTTACGACCGCTTCCATTTTCCATGGTTGAAATACCAGGTCAACGCGCCTTCTGAGGGGAATGACCGGCTGCTGCACGTCCGCTACACGCCTAACAAACGGTTTACGGCTTTTGCCCTTTTTCATGAAGAGCACAAAATGCGGAATGTACCGGGAAATACTTCGCCCTTAGCCGAAGTAGCGTCAACGATTCGCCGCACAGCGGTATTGCAAGCTGAGTACGACGTACCCCTGCGCTTTGCCGTGCGTACCCGCGTGCAGGGCGGTAATTTTGGATTTGAAGGTACCTCCCGTTCGCAGGGAATCACCGTTTTGCAGGATTTAACGTGGCGATTTTCCAGGCTGGAACTGAGCGGCAGGGTCGCTTTCTTCGCTACTGACAATTACGACAGCCGCCAGTATGTGTACGAGAAAGATGTACTGTACGCTTTTTCGCTGCCTGCCTACTACGACCAAGGTACCCGGCACTACCTGATGCTACGCTATGCGCTCTCCCAAAATATGCGGATTTGGCTGCGTTGGTCGCAGTCGCGTTTTTTCAACACCGAGCTGATTAGTTCGGGATTGGGTGAGATTCAGGGCAACACCCGTAGCGAAGTAAAGGCGCAGGTGATGTATTCTTTTTGA
- the nadC gene encoding carboxylating nicotinate-nucleotide diphosphorylase, whose translation METNPHELRDLIRLALREDVGDGDHSALSCVPENATKRARLLVKQAGVLAGVEVALVVFEEVNPTLKVEVFIQDGTRIQVGDIVLTVEGSARSILMAERLMLNIMQRMSGIATYTRSMVDLIADLPVKLLDTRKTTPNFRLFEKMATRIGGAHNHRMGLYDMIMLKDNHIDYAGGIEAAITRARGYLAETGRNLKIEVETRNLAEVDEVLRVGGVDIIMLDNFSLADMREAVTRIGDRIETEASGNINETTLRAVAETGVDSISSGALTHQVKSLDLSLKAY comes from the coding sequence ATGGAAACCAATCCCCACGAACTCCGCGACCTGATTCGCCTCGCCCTGCGTGAAGATGTCGGCGACGGCGACCATTCGGCGCTATCCTGTGTACCCGAAAATGCCACCAAACGTGCCCGACTCCTGGTCAAGCAAGCGGGGGTACTGGCCGGGGTAGAGGTAGCGCTGGTTGTTTTTGAAGAAGTAAACCCTACCCTGAAAGTCGAAGTGTTCATCCAGGATGGTACCCGTATTCAGGTAGGTGATATTGTCCTGACGGTCGAAGGCAGCGCGCGCTCTATTCTGATGGCTGAGCGACTGATGCTCAACATCATGCAGCGCATGAGCGGTATAGCCACTTACACCCGCAGTATGGTGGATTTGATCGCCGACCTACCTGTAAAATTGCTGGATACCCGGAAAACGACGCCTAATTTTCGCCTGTTCGAGAAAATGGCTACCCGCATCGGTGGTGCGCACAACCACCGCATGGGCCTGTACGATATGATTATGCTGAAAGACAATCACATCGACTACGCCGGAGGCATCGAAGCAGCCATAACCCGTGCCCGGGGGTACCTTGCCGAAACCGGACGGAACCTGAAAATAGAAGTAGAAACCCGCAACCTGGCCGAAGTGGACGAAGTACTGCGCGTGGGTGGCGTGGATATCATTATGCTGGATAATTTTTCGCTGGCTGACATGCGCGAGGCGGTAACGCGTATCGGCGACCGCATCGAAACAGAGGCTTCCGGTAATATCAACGAAACGACCCTCCGCGCCGTGGCCGAAACCGGCGTGGACAGCATTTCGAGCGGGGCCTTGACCCATCAGGTCAAGAGCCTGGATTTGAGTCTGAAAGCGTATTAG
- a CDS encoding tetratricopeptide repeat protein has translation MNERIEPYFNEALSPPEREQFEQELLHNPQLAEEVAFYLSTRQVLREQILAERHAAWQKQEYKVPYGATLMRRLQPWYYAAAAVVLLALTWFWLSMSKLTAREMAGAYIEKNLVTLSVQMGGEADSLQMAIQSYNDGQFATARSLSEALLQRNPDNAEALKLVGIIALRQQNYDEAITYFHRLAQRQDLYANPGTFYEALAYLQRNRPSDVDTARKLLQTVVSENLDGKPEAVKWLEAMDEK, from the coding sequence ATGAACGAACGTATTGAACCGTATTTCAACGAAGCACTGTCTCCTCCCGAACGGGAGCAGTTCGAGCAGGAACTGCTCCACAATCCCCAACTGGCCGAAGAAGTGGCTTTTTACCTGAGCACCCGACAGGTGCTTCGGGAACAAATACTGGCCGAGCGCCACGCCGCATGGCAAAAACAGGAATATAAGGTACCCTATGGCGCGACTTTGATGCGTAGACTTCAGCCCTGGTACTATGCGGCGGCGGCCGTAGTGCTGCTGGCGTTGACGTGGTTCTGGTTGAGTATGTCCAAACTCACGGCGCGCGAAATGGCCGGTGCCTATATAGAAAAGAATCTTGTTACCTTATCGGTGCAGATGGGCGGGGAAGCCGATAGCCTGCAAATGGCCATACAGTCCTACAATGATGGCCAATTTGCCACGGCCCGATCGCTTAGCGAAGCACTTCTGCAACGGAATCCTGACAATGCGGAGGCTCTGAAACTAGTGGGTATTATCGCACTGCGCCAGCAGAATTACGACGAGGCTATCACATATTTCCATCGCTTGGCCCAGCGGCAGGATTTATACGCCAATCCCGGAACATTTTACGAAGCCCTGGCCTATCTCCAACGCAACCGGCCCTCGGATGTAGACACCGCTCGGAAACTATTGCAAACTGTAGTTTCAGAAAATCTCGATGGCAAGCCGGAAGCCGTGAAATGGCTGGAGGCAATGGATGAAAAATAA
- a CDS encoding RNA polymerase sigma factor, with protein sequence MNFLAKTPQDSSIIEGIRTGGPRRRSYENHLYEKYAYLIRDGQRKHRLSAEDCSMAYSDAVLTVIEHLVSGRFEGRSELKTYLHQIFSNKCVDLVRRNTTKKAQVYQPGPLTDALNLLPDEARSVVQEIMRQQDVDLLRHRLGALGDKCRRILWAWGEGYKDEEIAMQLDYQSAAVAKTSRRRCLDKLRELYHTGK encoded by the coding sequence ATGAATTTTTTGGCCAAAACACCCCAGGACTCCAGTATTATCGAGGGTATCCGTACGGGAGGACCCCGGCGTCGCTCGTACGAAAATCATCTCTACGAAAAATACGCCTACCTGATCCGGGACGGCCAGCGCAAACACCGGCTTTCGGCGGAAGACTGCTCCATGGCGTACTCCGATGCCGTCCTGACCGTGATCGAGCATCTCGTATCGGGCCGTTTCGAGGGGCGCTCAGAACTCAAGACCTATCTTCATCAGATTTTTTCTAACAAATGTGTTGACCTTGTGCGCCGAAACACGACTAAGAAAGCACAGGTATACCAGCCCGGGCCACTAACTGATGCGCTGAACCTGCTGCCCGACGAAGCGCGTTCGGTGGTTCAGGAAATTATGCGGCAGCAGGATGTGGATTTGCTCCGCCATCGGCTCGGAGCATTGGGCGACAAATGCCGTCGCATTCTGTGGGCGTGGGGAGAAGGGTATAAGGATGAGGAGATCGCGATGCAACTGGACTACCAGTCGGCGGCAGTGGCCAAGACCAGCCGACGACGCTGCCTGGATAAATTGCGGGAACTGTACCATACCGGAAAATAG
- a CDS encoding LytR/AlgR family response regulator transcription factor has protein sequence MNQPAAPTSCIHIGGYAHVQPEEILFCRGDSNYTHVYFVKRRKMTVATTLGTLEDRLTAEGFVRVNRSELVNRNHIENYDGHRVTLSNGTMMPISRRRRKDVRQQLESAFGVFQTLPLQYA, from the coding sequence ATGAATCAGCCCGCCGCCCCTACTTCCTGCATCCATATCGGTGGTTACGCCCACGTACAACCCGAAGAAATCCTCTTTTGCCGGGGGGATAGTAATTACACTCACGTATATTTTGTCAAAAGACGCAAAATGACGGTGGCGACGACCCTGGGTACCCTGGAAGACCGCCTCACCGCCGAAGGTTTTGTTCGGGTCAACCGATCCGAATTAGTCAACCGAAACCATATCGAGAACTACGACGGCCACCGGGTTACGCTCTCCAATGGCACTATGATGCCCATCTCACGGCGTCGGCGCAAAGACGTGCGACAACAGCTGGAATCAGCGTTCGGTGTTTTTCAAACCCTGCCTTTACAGTATGCCTAG
- a CDS encoding S8 family serine peptidase, giving the protein MADQTQFPPRSSKVPSGLEATIGRIKKEFVQKLLAQSNVSSLDPKEIRSLLSTYYRTGQSPSGLIAQTRQKILVIAHAEAVSANLKNGDTVKVPHSAGELEARVKRISEYPNAPAEFKDASNLPIFTLTVLIEWEGTPDFIDEVTSVNKGTNAITIIDQAEQADNFIINPRNPISEPDPPIRSLVLGSGLLELPLAKSDYSADVYGIITSALPDYPDDTIKVVVSDTGLKLKIHTPCGQQNELPQQKYTTWDGKTTYFPIAPNPNGVPSDLNPIGFCSLTNYLDDTYPMPPRNASFLTGIPTDDGMVLRNPNDDHHGRHGTCIAAIVAQNPAGASAIIPLKIFDFLGFGTLFDILCGFNYIFSRIEAGENIRIINASWGAAVPKKGTDVYRLLERKIEELQKRGVFLLAAAGNRDSIDQTIGRNLSDEPAVPACYSATYDNVITVTTVVENWKEVFYNRMKRSRYINRDLHKRLLASGNWLEWFLNLFVNIIPDGYTAVENYSSQYVQVGVVAHPIGGIFPMPFGSPAPPPLAGSSFATAYMSAYVVRYLKNNPNATRAEILASLSTHASLEAQVQQGRYLELDTVTRKSIEANFKSVLHAILSTFT; this is encoded by the coding sequence ATGGCCGACCAGACTCAGTTTCCCCCGCGTAGCTCCAAGGTCCCGTCGGGTCTGGAGGCTACCATAGGTAGAATAAAAAAAGAATTCGTTCAAAAGCTATTAGCCCAGAGCAATGTCTCCTCCCTGGATCCTAAGGAGATCAGGAGCCTGCTGAGTACCTATTACAGAACCGGCCAGTCGCCGTCAGGTCTGATCGCCCAGACCCGACAGAAAATACTCGTTATTGCGCATGCGGAAGCAGTATCCGCCAACCTTAAGAACGGAGACACCGTAAAGGTACCCCACAGCGCGGGCGAACTTGAAGCACGGGTAAAACGCATAAGTGAGTACCCTAATGCCCCGGCAGAATTTAAGGATGCATCAAACCTTCCGATATTTACCCTGACGGTTTTAATTGAATGGGAAGGTACCCCCGATTTTATAGATGAAGTCACATCGGTCAATAAAGGGACAAATGCCATCACAATCATAGATCAAGCCGAGCAGGCTGACAATTTCATCATCAATCCGCGTAACCCTATCTCCGAACCTGATCCTCCCATCCGAAGCCTGGTCCTGGGATCGGGACTCCTGGAGCTACCCCTCGCCAAAAGTGACTATTCTGCTGACGTCTACGGGATTATTACTAGCGCTCTACCGGATTATCCTGACGATACCATCAAAGTCGTAGTGAGCGATACGGGCCTTAAGCTTAAGATCCATACCCCTTGCGGCCAACAGAATGAGCTTCCTCAGCAGAAATACACGACCTGGGACGGAAAAACGACCTATTTTCCCATTGCACCCAACCCGAACGGGGTACCTTCAGATCTTAACCCCATCGGTTTTTGCTCGCTGACGAACTACCTCGACGACACCTACCCCATGCCTCCCAGGAACGCCAGTTTTCTTACAGGAATCCCGACCGACGATGGCATGGTCTTGCGTAATCCGAACGATGACCACCACGGACGCCATGGTACCTGCATCGCAGCCATCGTGGCCCAGAATCCCGCCGGCGCTTCGGCGATTATCCCCCTGAAAATTTTCGACTTCCTGGGTTTTGGTACCTTATTCGATATCCTGTGCGGATTCAATTACATATTCTCGCGGATCGAGGCGGGCGAGAATATCAGGATCATAAATGCCAGCTGGGGGGCGGCCGTTCCTAAGAAGGGTACGGATGTGTACCGACTTCTGGAAAGAAAAATTGAAGAATTACAGAAAAGGGGTGTTTTCCTACTGGCCGCGGCAGGAAATCGGGACAGCATCGACCAGACTATTGGGCGTAACTTATCAGACGAACCCGCGGTACCTGCCTGCTATTCAGCAACCTACGACAACGTAATTACGGTCACCACGGTGGTAGAAAATTGGAAAGAGGTTTTTTACAACCGTATGAAACGGTCGCGCTATATCAACCGGGACCTACACAAGAGGCTGCTTGCCTCAGGGAACTGGTTGGAGTGGTTCCTGAATCTGTTCGTCAATATCATTCCGGATGGTTATACAGCGGTTGAGAACTATTCGTCTCAGTATGTGCAGGTAGGCGTAGTAGCCCACCCGATAGGCGGTATTTTCCCCATGCCTTTCGGCAGCCCGGCACCGCCACCCCTGGCAGGCTCTTCGTTTGCAACGGCTTATATGTCGGCTTATGTGGTCAGGTACCTAAAAAATAACCCTAACGCTACCCGCGCCGAAATCCTCGCTTCCCTATCAACCCATGCCAGTCTGGAGGCTCAGGTCCAGCAGGGTAGGTACCTTGAGTTGGACACCGTGACCCGAAAGAGTATCGAAGCTAACTTCAAGTCTGTCCTGCATGCCATCCTTTCGACTTTTACATAA
- a CDS encoding CHAT domain-containing protein, with translation MAQCPSPRQLRDTLQQIVGRPYPQQVSELRQWSIRWIRCGYPKDSNYVDGTLQLGLVYLNLGTYPEAIRLSEEVVALYGRPNSQLRRSDLAKAYYRQAVALHYLEDDQAMELLRKAIRVADTTAEGKVWSSNAHLYLVYNYFAKGDYQKALLHATRGETLAREVSDTISISKILQQKAQVLSEQERFGEAQVALEDAIGILKSNPVHQRSVASQYRLLGDVYKNLGKTDEAVQCLNTAFRIAQRQKYKPADFATSLGYLHYELGNYPQAIRYYRIALELDQSPYSKSLIFDNLGAVYWKLNQFRRALSFYQLSIAELVTDFEPTTLGQLPPSKHIRLITQKLYLLATIQDKADTWLDYARRAPDSPSRNVRLRNALRTYALADSMIDYMRYEHEGEGSKLFWRQQTHGLYERAIEACYLANDPERAFHFLEKSKAVLLADKLNELGANRQLSEADTRQQRALRDSVSGLHYQLDETPVGDKNYLALRSRLEKTEDEFDVFRRKLEKTNPAYYRYKYDSHIPSLTETRKRLFSSKAGQGPASTLVSYFMGDSAVYAFVLTLHQARLVKLAITPAQYQAGAGELLALSANGPYLNAHYSRYRALAYLLYRQLWKPLAITTARVMVVPDGIFLPLEALLTTPGPDDFLLRRHAISYSYSARLMQPSTEQPGAFPGSGFVGFAPEFFNRPKLPSLQGSSEALASISQSFWFGKELVNHEATKANFLQYAPTARVIQLYTHADADSTDLTEPRIYFHDTALNLSELNQVDRFQAQLLVLSACRTGVGANQRGEGIFSLARSFAALGVPSTITTLWTVENQPTYTLTRLFYTHLNEGLPKDIALQHAKLDWLREGGAAHTLPSQWAGMILVGEVEALHDGRWFWIGGTILFLALLLGGTFWWYRKRVSRFNVPVPAATHL, from the coding sequence TTGGCACAATGTCCCTCGCCCCGGCAGTTGCGGGATACTTTGCAACAGATCGTAGGCAGGCCCTATCCCCAACAGGTATCGGAGCTACGGCAGTGGAGCATCCGGTGGATACGATGCGGTTATCCTAAGGATTCAAACTACGTGGATGGCACCCTGCAACTGGGGCTGGTGTACCTGAACCTGGGTACCTACCCAGAGGCTATCCGCCTTTCGGAAGAGGTCGTGGCACTATACGGCAGGCCCAATTCCCAACTCAGAAGAAGTGATTTGGCCAAAGCCTACTACCGTCAGGCGGTTGCTTTGCATTATCTGGAAGACGACCAGGCCATGGAACTTCTGCGTAAGGCAATCCGGGTAGCCGATACTACGGCGGAAGGGAAAGTGTGGTCCTCCAACGCTCACCTCTACCTGGTCTATAACTACTTTGCCAAAGGCGATTACCAGAAAGCCCTGCTCCACGCCACGCGCGGGGAAACGCTGGCCCGTGAGGTCAGCGATACTATTTCCATTTCGAAAATACTACAGCAAAAAGCGCAGGTGCTGAGTGAGCAAGAACGCTTTGGCGAGGCGCAAGTTGCCCTTGAAGATGCCATTGGGATTCTGAAGAGCAATCCCGTCCACCAGCGCAGCGTGGCCTCCCAGTACCGCCTGCTCGGGGATGTCTACAAGAATCTGGGCAAAACCGACGAGGCCGTCCAGTGCCTCAATACGGCATTTCGGATTGCCCAGCGCCAAAAATATAAACCTGCGGACTTCGCAACAAGTCTAGGCTACCTCCACTATGAGCTTGGAAACTATCCGCAAGCGATCCGGTACTACAGAATTGCCCTTGAACTGGATCAAAGTCCCTACAGTAAAAGCCTGATATTCGATAATCTGGGAGCGGTGTACTGGAAGCTCAATCAATTCCGACGGGCTTTATCCTTTTACCAGCTAAGTATCGCCGAATTAGTGACCGATTTCGAGCCTACCACGCTTGGCCAGTTGCCACCGTCAAAACACATCCGGCTGATTACGCAGAAACTTTACCTTCTGGCTACGATACAGGACAAAGCCGATACCTGGCTCGACTATGCCCGGCGCGCGCCGGATTCGCCGAGCAGGAATGTACGGTTGCGAAACGCCCTGCGTACTTACGCGCTGGCCGACAGCATGATTGACTACATGCGTTACGAACACGAAGGGGAAGGCTCCAAACTGTTTTGGCGGCAGCAAACGCACGGCCTGTACGAACGTGCCATTGAAGCGTGTTACCTGGCCAATGATCCGGAACGTGCCTTTCATTTTCTGGAAAAATCCAAAGCCGTACTATTGGCCGACAAACTCAACGAACTGGGAGCCAACCGCCAACTCTCGGAAGCCGATACCCGCCAGCAGCGCGCTCTACGCGATAGCGTGTCGGGGCTGCACTACCAGTTGGACGAAACGCCAGTCGGAGATAAAAACTACCTGGCACTACGAAGCCGACTGGAAAAAACCGAAGACGAATTCGATGTATTCCGGCGAAAACTTGAAAAAACAAACCCGGCCTATTACCGCTACAAGTACGATTCGCATATTCCCAGCCTGACCGAAACCCGAAAGAGGCTTTTTTCTTCGAAAGCAGGGCAAGGACCAGCCTCTACCTTAGTGTCTTATTTCATGGGTGATAGTGCTGTCTATGCGTTTGTGCTCACGCTCCATCAGGCTCGTTTGGTAAAGCTGGCCATCACGCCGGCCCAGTACCAGGCTGGTGCTGGCGAATTGTTGGCCCTGAGCGCCAATGGCCCCTACCTAAACGCGCACTATTCCCGCTATAGGGCACTTGCGTACCTTCTGTACCGGCAGTTGTGGAAACCCCTCGCGATCACTACTGCACGGGTTATGGTGGTACCTGATGGCATATTCCTGCCTCTCGAAGCCTTGCTGACGACTCCGGGTCCCGATGATTTTCTGCTCAGGCGCCATGCCATCAGTTATTCCTATTCGGCTCGGCTCATGCAGCCATCAACCGAGCAGCCCGGGGCCTTTCCCGGATCGGGCTTTGTGGGTTTTGCTCCAGAATTTTTCAACAGGCCTAAGCTTCCCTCCCTCCAGGGTTCGTCCGAAGCCCTAGCATCCATAAGTCAATCATTCTGGTTTGGAAAAGAACTGGTCAACCATGAAGCCACTAAAGCTAATTTCCTACAGTATGCGCCCACTGCCCGCGTAATCCAGCTTTATACTCATGCCGATGCCGACAGCACCGACCTGACTGAACCCCGGATTTATTTTCATGACACCGCCCTCAACCTTTCCGAACTAAACCAGGTTGATCGGTTCCAGGCGCAACTTCTGGTACTTTCAGCCTGCAGAACTGGCGTAGGAGCCAACCAGCGCGGCGAAGGGATATTTAGCCTAGCCCGGAGTTTTGCGGCATTGGGTGTCCCCAGTACCATTACTACCCTCTGGACTGTCGAGAATCAACCTACCTACACACTTACCAGGCTATTCTATACCCATCTGAACGAAGGCCTGCCCAAGGACATCGCCCTGCAACACGCCAAGCTAGACTGGCTCCGGGAAGGAGGCGCGGCCCACACGCTGCCTTCGCAGTGGGCGGGCATGATCCTGGTGGGGGAAGTGGAAGCTCTGCACGATGGGCGGTGGTTCTGGATAGGAGGAACGATACTCTTCCTGGCCCTCTTGCTAGGCGGTACCTTCTGGTGGTATCGAAAGCGTGTTTCCAGATTCAACGTACCAGTACCCGCCGCAACCCACTTGTGA